The Fusarium oxysporum Fo47 chromosome II, complete sequence genome includes a region encoding these proteins:
- a CDS encoding heterokaryon incompatibility Het-C produces MPSFSMPRGSWLLLIAVCLILLPGKAEAFGAGNIPSIAQVEGHNWRHGDIEDMLETIAFLHGKKWTSMLIKRTYFGNWLRDYSQAVDIGSLKGVNAETIRILVWVLSFMAHGYATGEFEVTADRLGVYRPEEHIDNPLGYGDGVDARTFDKRLRGPVEKIETEIDSRTGMKNYIANENGNWATSAAYLRYSFARSIHYGRLYTSGSKKGNEDDLCEALRCLGQALHTMEDFSAHSNYCELALRELGYHSVFPHCGAHTEIHLHGKRVYPLVTGTFGAVDFLHSVIGEASDHFTQSEVDEVDVALKNAEGASNRSGGGGGGERSLLGGFLGIKSSPSDFIGLVSKLPGVGDGFAAQARDLKASSEAQEQRNMSYQQTRGDLSRDNANQVPGMSPDFDPVETARKIYPILEFRDKIVKAISRGIAKVPGLEKLLEKISETLTAFILGLLAPFIRPIINQVSKVLKDGSSGVITASAKSQYEPWDNPQCSDPTHSMLSKDHFTNILNSCAGRIAATILQYTVPRVLYAWENTGVSVDEVVNDVLRAFHHPAARDDHIEIQRDMFKTVKKWADEHPRRHELAHLLSSDSVKNHKNHILNQVQGNSRSIGGGGCNHGTFGDMANAGHGKVAGSLWSQVKTRDLDSLEGKDGNPAAGYLSSSPAPPSQSSFEYGQNPNYAASNSGHSQQGGYGAPPPQPPYGGGYGGPPQPQYGAPPGQYGGPPPGQYGAPPPQQYGGPGYGAPQYPPYGQQGYGGPPPGQQPPGWGQYPGSRHGY; encoded by the exons ATGCCGTCATTCTCCATGCCGCGGGGTTCGTGGTTACTGCTGATCGCAGTATGCCTCATCCTGCTTCCCGGCAAAGCTGAAGCCTTCGGTGCTGGAAACATTCCTTCAATTGCTCAG GTCGAAGGTCACAACTGGCGCCATGGAG ACATTGAGGATATGCTGGAGACGATCGCCTTCCTTCACGGAAAGAAATGGACTTCTATGCTTATCAAACGAACCTACTTTGGAAATTGGTTACGCGACTATTCTCAGGCCGTTGATATCGGCAGTTTGAAGGGTGTCAATGCCGAGACTATTCGCATTCTT GTTTGGGTTCTCTCTTTTATGGCTCACGGCTATGCTACCGGCGAATTCGAAGTTACCGCGGACCGTCTCGGCGTCTATCGTCCAGAAGAGCACATCGACAATCCTCTCGGTTACggagatggagttgatgCGCGGACTTTTGATAAACGTTTGCGAGGGCCCGTCGAGAAAATAGAAACCGAAATCGACTCTCGGACGGGCATGAAAAACTATATCGCAAACGAGAATGGAAATTGGGCAACCAGCGCCGCTTATCTGCGATACAGCTTCGCCAGAAGCATCCACTATGGTCGTCTTTACACCAGCGGTTCCAAGAAAGGAAACGAGGATGACCTCTGCGAGGCTTTGAGATGTCTTGGTCAGGCGCTGCACACCATGGAAGACTTCAGTGCCCACAGCAACTACTGTGAGCTTGCCCTTCGAGAGCTTGGCTACCACTCTGTGTTCCCCCATTGCGGTGCGCATACCGAGATCCATCTGCATGGAAAGCGCGTATATCCCCTTGTGACTGGCACATTTGGCGCCGTCGACTTCTTGCATTCCGTCATTGGAGAGGCCTCGGATCACTTCACGCAGTCTGAGGTTGACGAAGTCGATGTTGCACTCAAGAACGCCGAGGGCGCTTCCAACCGatctggtggtggtggcggtggtGAACGATCCCTACTTGGAGGTTTCCTTGGAATCAAGTCCAGTCCCTCTGACTTCATCGGCTTGGTTTCAAAGCTTCCCGGTGTCGGTGACGGATTCGCCGCTCAGGCTCGAGACCTGAAGGCCAGCTCTGAAGCCCAAGAACAGCGCAACATGAGCTACCAGCAGACCCGCGGTGACCTCTCTCGTGACAATGCTAACCAAGTTCCCGGCATGAGTCCCGATTTCGACCCTGTTGAGACAGCCCGCAAGATCTATCCTATTCTCGAGTTCCGCGACAAAATTGTCAAGGCCATCAGCCGCGGTATTGCCAAGGTCCCTGGTCTTGAGAaacttcttgagaagattaGCGAGACCCTCACTGCCTTCATCTTGGGTCTTCTTGCTCCTTTCATCCGACCTATCATCAACCAGGTCTCAAAGGTTCTCAAGGACGGTTCTTCCGGCGTCATCACGGCCAGTGCTAAATCTCAATATGAGCCTTGGGACAATCCCCAGTGCTCTGATCCTACTCACTCCATGTTATCCAAGGACCATTTCACCAACATTCTGAACTCATGTGCTGGGCGTATCGCCGCTACCATTCTCCAGTACACAGTTCC TCGCGTCCTCTATGCTTGGGAAAACACTGGGGTCTCTGTCGACGAAGTCGTCAACGACGTCCTCCGTGCGTTCCACCACCCTGCTGCTCGCGACGACCATATCGAGATCCAACGTGACATGTTCAAGACTGTCAAGAAGTGGGCTGACGAGCACCCCCGCCGCCACGAGCTTGCTCATCTTCTCTCCTCCGACTCTGTCAAGAATCATAAGAACCACATTCTTaaccaagtccaaggcaACAGCCGCAGtattggtggtggtggctgCAACCATGGGACATTTGGCGATATGGCTAATGCTGGACATGGCAAGGTTGCAGGATCCTTATGGTCTCAAGTCAAGACCCGCGATCTTGACTCGTTGGAGGGTAAAGATGGTAATCCAGCTGCAGGCTACCTCTCGAGCTCTCCTGCACCGCCAAGCCAGTCTTCGTTTGAGTACGGTCAGAATCCCAACTACGCAGCTTCCAACTCGGGGCACTCTCAGCAAGGTGGATATGGTGCTCCTCCACCCCAGCCTCCGTATGGTGGTGGTTATGGGGGACCCCCTCAACCTCAGTACGGAGCTCCCCCAGGTCAATATGGCGGTCCTCCCCCAGGTCAGTATGGGGCTCCTCCCCCTCAACAATACGGCGGCCCGGGATACGGTGCGCCTCAGTATCCTCCATACGGTCAGCAGGGCTACGGTGGACCGCCTCCTGGTCAGCAACCTCCTGGATGGGGTCAATACCCTGGTTCACGACACGGTTACTAG